Proteins encoded in a region of the Trichomycterus rosablanca isolate fTriRos1 chromosome 26, fTriRos1.hap1, whole genome shotgun sequence genome:
- the drd2b gene encoding dopamine receptor D2b, whose product MDFLLDYGINETYHDNATEASNGTDVEAKHQYNYYAMLLTLLIFVIVFGNVLVCMAVSREKALQTTTNYLIVSLAVADLLVATLVMPWVVYLEVVGEWRFSKIHCDIFVTLDVMMCTASILNLCAISIDRYTAVAMPLLYNTRYSSKRRVTVMISVVWVLSFAISCPLLFGLNNTATRDDAVCEIANPAFVVYSSIMSFYVPFIVTLLVYVQIYVVLRKRRKRVNTKRSCRRADAEPQPALKEKCTQPEDVKLCTVIVKTNGSLPGKTKKPPMIKEESGVEMALMASPSPPEKTKLGVTTTVNALANQSPSGEEWQANGEEKNGHAKDVQVPAGAKAFETQTLSNGKMLTTITKPMSKRKISQQKEKKATQMLAIVLGVFIICWLPFFITHILKTHCTSCYVPLEMYNAFTWLGYVNSAVNPIIYTTFNVEFRKAFMKILHC is encoded by the exons ATGGATTTCCTCCTGGACTATGGCATCAACGAGACCTACCACGACAACGCCACAGAGGCCTCCAACGGCACGGACGTTGAGGCCAAGCACCAGTACAACTACTACGCCATGCTCCTGACGCTGCTTATCTTTGTCATCGTCTTTGGCAACGTGCTGGTGTGCATGGCCGTCTCCAGGGAAAAAGCCCTGCAGACCACCACCAATTATCTCATCGTGAGCCTCGCCGTGGCAGATCTGTTGGTGGCTACGCTGGTTATGCCCTGGGTAGTGTACCTGGAG GTGGTGGGCGAGTGGCGTTTCAGTAAAATCCACTGCGACATCTTTGTCACGCTCGACGTTATGATGTGCACCGCCAGCATTCTAAATCTGTGCGCCATCAGTATTGACAG GTACACAGCTGTCGCCATGCCACTGCTGTACAACACGCGCTACAGCTCCAAGCGGCGTGTAACCGTGATGATCTCggtggtctgggtcctctcTTTCGCCATCTCCTGCCCCCTTCTGTTTGGGTTAAACAACACAG CAACACGGGACGACGCCGTGTGTGAGATCGCCAACCCGGCCTTCGTGGTGTACTCGTCCATCATGTCCTTTTACGTCCCCTTCATCGTCACTCTCCTGGTGTACGTTCAGATCTACGTGGTCCTGCGCAAGCGTCGGAAAAGGGTGAACACCAAGCGCAGCTGTCGGAGAGCCGACGCCGAGCCCCAGCCCGCTCTCAAG GAGAAGTGCACTCAGCCAGAGGATGTAAAACTCTGTACAGTGATTGTGAAAACCAACGGGAGTTTACCAGGCAAAACCAAGAAACCA CCGATGATAAAAGAGGAGAGCGGAGTGGAGATGGCACTGATGGCCAGCCCCAGTCCTCCAGAGAAGACAAAGCTGGGAGTCACCACGACAGTCAACGCACTGGCCAATCAGAGCCCAAGCGGTGAGGAGTGGCAGGCCAACGGCGAGGAGAAGAACGGCCACGCCAAGGACGTCCAGGTTCCCGCCGGGGCCAAAGCTTTCGAAACACAGACCCTGTCCAACGGCAAAATGCTCACCACCATCACCAAACCCATGAGCAAGAGAAAAATCTCACAGCAGAAGGAGAAGAAAGCCACGCAGATGTTAGCCATCGTGCTTG GCGTTTTCATTATATGCTGGCTGCCGTTCTTCATCACTCACATCCTGAAGACCCACTGCACGAGCTGCTACGTGCCTCTGGAAATGTACAACGCCTTCACCTGGCTGGGCTACGTGAACAGCGCCGTCAACCCCATCATCTACACCACCTTCAACGTGGAGTTCCGCAAGGCTTTCATGAAGATCCTGCACTGCTGA